In Streptomyces sp. Li-HN-5-11, the sequence TCGAGGACGTAGCGGCCGATGATCGCGTAGTTGGAGGGGGCCTCCGCCGGGTCCGGCTTCTCGACCAGGCCGGTCACCTGGACGACGTCACTGTCCTCGGTGGTCTCCACGGCCGCACAGCCGTAGAGGTGGATCTGCTCGGGCTCGACCTCCATGAGGGCCACCACGCTGCCGCCGTAGATCTCCTGGACCTCGATCATCCGCCGCAGCAGCGGGTCGCGCGGGTCGATGAGGTCGTCGCCGAGCAGCACGGCGAAGGGCTCCTGGCCCACGTGGGGAGCCGCGCAGAGCACGGCGTGGCCCAGGCCCCTGGGGTCGCCCTGGCGGACGTAGTGCATCGTCGCGAGGTCGCTGGACTCCTGCACCTTGGCGAGCCGCTTGGCGTCGCCCCTCTGCTCCAGGGCCGACTCGAGTTCGTAGTTGCGGTCGAAGTGGTCCTCCACCGGCCGCTTGTTGCGGCCCGTCACCATGAGGACGTCGTCGAGACCGGCGGCGACGGCCTCCTCGACCACGTACTGGATCGCCGGCTTGTCCACGACCGGCAGCATCTCCTTGGGAGTGGCCTTGGTGGCCGGCAGGAACCTGGTGCCGAGACCTGCCGCGGGGATGACAGCCTTACTGATCCTGGGGTGCGACTGCGTCATGCCCGCAACCTTATCCGTTTGCCTTTGCAGGGAATCCGTCATTCCGGTTGATTGACTCCCATATGGGCGTACAAAGCAGCATAAAGAGGGGTACGGAAGCGACCTTGGGCCACATGGGACGTACGAGCGAGTCTGACAAGCGGGCGTTGCGGCGGGAGCTCCTCGCGGTGAGGAACACGTTGACCGTGGATGACGTACGGGTGGCCGCCGACGCGCTGGCCCGGCGCGCGCTGGAGCTGCCCGAGCTGGCGCGGGCGCGCACGGTGGCGGCGTACGTCTCCGTGGGCACCGAACCCGGCACCCTCGCGCTGCTCGACGCGCTGCGCGCACGGAACGTGCGCGTCCTGCTGCCCGCACTGCTGCCCGACAACGACCTGGACTGGGGTGCGTACACCGGGGAGGGCTCCCTCACGCGCGTGCAACACGGCGGGAAGATGGCCCTGTTCGAGCCCGCCGGCGAGCGCCTGGGCCCCGACGCCGTGACGGCCGCCGACGTGGTCCTGCTGCCCGGCCTCGCCGTCGACGCGCGCGGGATGCGGCTGGGGCGCGGCGGCGGGTCCTACGACCGCGTCCTCGCGCGTCTGGAGCGGGCCGGGGCTCGTCCGGCGCTCGTGGTGCTGCTGTACGACCCGGAGGTCGTCGAGCGGGTCCCGCACGAGACGCACGACCAGCCGGTGCAGGCCGTGGTGACGCCGTCCGGGGTGCGCCGCTTCTCCGGCACGGACACCTTCTCCTGACACGGACACCTCGTGACCCGGACGGCACCCAGGAGGGGCCGCTCGCAGGGCTTGTGCGACTTGTACGGCGAAGGCCCTCCACGCGCGCGTGGAGGGCCTTCGCCCGTGCTGTGCGGTCAGCGATCAGGGGTCAGCGGCTCACGGTTTGAGCACCAGCGTGTCGCTCGTGCTCTTGCCGACCGCGCCCGCCGAGAAGGACCACGGCAGCAGCTCGCCGTTGGCCCACTTGCCCGTCTGGTCGGTGTAGTGGGCGCTGAAGGCGTGCCCGGAGGCACCCGTGAGGTTGATCCACTTCGACTTGTCGAGGTCGGCGAGGTTGACCACCATCCGCATCGACGGCACCCACACCACGCCGTACCCGCCGGCGGCGTTCCACCCGGAGGCGTCGACCGCTGCCTCGCCGCCGCTGAGCTTCCACGGCCCGCGGTTGAGGATGTACTGCAGGAAGCCGGGGCCGTCGGTGCCCAGGGTCTGGTTCTTCAAAAACAGTCGGTGCAGCCGGCCCCAGCTCCAGGTGTCGATGTCCTTGCCGAGCTTGGCCGTCAGCTCCCAACGGGCGTCGATCATGGCGCGCTTGAACAGCTCGTCGCGGTTGTCGGCCTTGGGGCGGGTGCCCGACTGCGGCGTCTTCCACCAGTCGCTGTTCGGCTGGTTCACGAGGTTGCGGACCACCTCGAACCAGCGGTCGCTGCCGTCCGGCTGCGCCTGGTCGGCGTCGCGCTCGCCGCACTCGCGGACCTTCGTGGTGGTCTCGTCGACCGGACCGGTGTTGTCGGCGGGCTGCACCCACAGGCACTGGCCCTTGACCCGCAGCTCCTTGGGCAGCTTGTTGCCGAAGGCCAGCTTGAGGATGTTGCGCCAGACCGCGTTGAAGTAGGCGGCCGCCGCCGAGTCGGCGTCCTGGGTGTAGTCCCAGCCCTCCAGGAGCTTCTGCGCCTGGCGGACGTCCTTGTCCCCGATGTCGATCTTCAGCAGCATGGGCACGAGCAGCTTGGCGATCTCGCTGCTGTTGTCCATCTGCATCTGGCGCATGTCGTCCGTGGAGATCTTGCCGCCGCCGTCGATCTTCGACTGGATCAGATCGGTGATCCGCTGGCTGCGGGTGCCGTAGTCCCAGTCCGTGGTCAGCGTGTACGGGTACTTGCCCGGGTCGATGACGGCCTGGTTGGCGGTGACGATGTAGCCGCGCTTGGGGTTGTACTCGTAGGGCAGCCGGTCCTGCGGGATGTAGCCCTTCCAGTCGTACTTCGAGTCCCAGCCCGGAGCGGGGATCGAGCCGTCGTCGTTCTTCGCGCGGACGGGGATGCGGCCGGGCAGCGTGTAGCCGATGTCGTCCTTGGTGTCGGCGTAGACCAGGTTCTGCGAGGGCACGTCGAACAGCGCGGCCGCCGACCGGAAGTCGCTCCAGTCCTTGGCCCTGTCCATGGCGAAGACGGCGTCCATCGTGGTGCCCGGCTCCAGCGCGGTCCACTTCAGGGCGACGGCGTATCCGTCGCCGCGGTCCGGTGCCGCGGTGTTGACCTGGGCTTTCTTGCCGACCTGGACCAGTTCGTCGTCGCGGTCGGACAGCAGGGGCCCGTTGTTGGTCTGCCGGACGACGATCGTCTTGGACGCGCCGCCGGCGACCTTGATGGTCTCCTCGCGGGTCTTGAAGGGCACCGTCTTGTTGTCGCGCAGGTAGCCGTCGCCGCTGAGCTTCTCCAGGTACAGGTCGGTGACGTCGACGCCGGAGTTGGTCATGCCCCAGGCGATGTCCTGGTTGTGGCCGATGACCACGCCCGGCATGCCGGCGAAGGTGTAGCCGGTGACGTCGTAGGGGCACGCACTGGAGACGGAGCGGCAGTGCAGGCCCATCTGGTACCAGACCGACGGCAGCGAGGCCGACAGGTGCGGGTCGTTGGCCAGCAGCGGCTCGCCGGTGATGGTGTACTTCCCGGACACCACCCACGAGTTGGAGCCGATCCCCGAGCCGTTCACGCCGACGGCCGTCGGGAGGTTCTCCATGACGTCGCTGAGCCCCATCAGCTGGCTCTGCACGCTCGAGCCGCCGGAGCCGTCCGAGCCGGCCGGGGTGCCTCCCGCGGAGCCGGACGTTCCGGTCGTGCCGGTAGCCCCTGTCGTACCGGTGGTCCCGGAGGTGCTCCCGGTCGTGCCCGTCGAGCCGGCCGATCCGGTCGTGCCCGTCGAGGAGCCCGTGCCGCCGGCGCCGCCCCCCTCGAAGGTCTTGGTGAGCTCGTCGTACTGGCCCTCCGTGACGATCGCCCTGTTCCGGCTGTACGGGTACTGCGGATACAGGTCGGCGATCTGCTTGGGGCCGAGGCGGCTGGTCATCAGGGCGCGGTCGATCTCGTCCTGCATGTTGCCGCGCAGGTCCCAGGCCATCGCCTTCAGCCAGGCGACGGAGTCGACCGGGGTCCAGGCCGCGGGCGTGTAGTCGTTGGTGAAGCCCAGGGCCGCGTACTCCAGGGAGATGTCCTTGGCGTCCTTGCCCTTGAGGTAGGCGTTGACCCCCGCGGAGTACGCCTGGAGGTACTTCTTGGTGGAGGCCGACAGCTTCGTGTCGTACTCCTGCTGGGCGACCCGGTCCCAGCCCAGGGTGCGCAGGAACTCGTCGTTCTTGACCTGGCCCTTGCCGAACATCTCCGACAGGCGCCCGGAGGTCATGTGGCGGCGCACGTCCATCTCGTAGAAGCGGTCCTGCGCCTGGACGTAGCCCTGGGCCATGAACAGGTCCTGGGGGGACGAGGCGTAGATCTGCGGAATGCCGTAGCCGTCCCGCTTGACGTCCACGGGCCCCGACAGGCCCTGGAGCGTGATGGTGCCCGTGGTCTGCGGGAAAGAGGCGCGGACTGTACTGATGGACCAGTAGGCCCCGTAGGCCATGCCTCCGATGATGGCCAGCACCAGGACGAGCACGATCAGTCGGGCTTTTCGCCCCTTCTTCCTGCCGGACTTGCCGGGCTTGTCACCCGTTGAGGCGGTGGTTTTGGGGGGCATCGCTGTCCTTGCTGTCCTAACGCGAGCGGCAGGCGGTACTGGAGTGCTGGAGCAACCATAGGCGCAGGGCCCCGTGCCACTTGACGCGGAGTCGGGTCCAGGCGCGGACGGACGTTCGATCCTGCCCCGCCAAGTGTCAAGAAAGCGTCAAGAGTTAGGTAAGGTAACGAAGTAACGGGAGAACCGCGGAAGTACTCGGGGAAGGAACCGCCGCTGACTGTTCACCACCTCAACCAGCTCCTGCTCGCCTGCTCCCTCGTCCTGCTCGTCGCCGTGGCAGCGGTCCGGATCTCCTCGCGCAGCGGGCTCCCCAGCCTGCTCGTCTACCTGGGGATCGGCATCGTCATGGGCCAGGACGGCATCGGCGGTGTCCACTTCAACAACGCCGAACTGACCCAGTTGATCGGGTACGCCGCCCTGGTCGTGATCCTGGCCGAGGGCGGTCTGGGCACGAGGTGGAAGGAGATCAAGCCGGCCCTTCCGGCCGCCTCCGCGCTGGCGCTGGCCGGGGTCGCGGTGAGCGTCGGCGTCACGGCCGCCGGCGCCCATTACCTCAGCGGTCTGGGATGGCGCCAGGCGCTCATCATCGGCGCGGTGGTGTCCTCGACGGACGCGGCGGCCGTCTTCTCGGTGCTGCGGAAGATCCCCCTGCCCTCGCGCGTGACGGGCACGCTGGAAGCCGAGTCCGGCTTCAACGACGCCCCGGTGGTCATCCTGGTCGTCGCCCTCTCCACGCCCGGCCGGGTCGAGCACTGGTACGTGCTGGTCGGCGAGATAGCCCTGGAGCTGGCCATCGGCGCCGCCATCGGCCTCGCGGTGGGCTGGCTCGGCGCCTGGGGGCTGCGGCACGTCGCCCTGCCGGCCTCCGGTCTGTACCCGATCGCCGTGATGGCCATCGCGGTCACCGCCTACGCCCTCGGCGCGCTCGCGCACGGCAGCGGCTTCCTCGCGGTCTACCTCGCGTCGATGACGCTCGGCAACGCCCGGCTGCCGCACTGGCCCGCCACCCGCGGCTTCGCCGAGGGCGTCGGCTGGATCGCCCAGATCGGCATGTTCGTCATGCTCGGTCTGTTGGTCACCCCGCACGAACTGGGCGACGACATCGTTCCCGCGCTGGTCATCGGCATGGTGCTGACCATGATCGCGCGCCCGGTGAGCGTGGTGCTCAGCCTGTCGCCGTTCCGGGTGCCCTGGCAGGAGCAGACACTGATGTCCTGGGCCGGGCTGCGCGGCGCCGTGCCCATCATCCTCGCGACGATCCCCATGGTGAACGGCATGGACACCAGCCACCGCATCTTCAACATCGTCTTCGTGGTGGTCGTCGTCTACACCCTCGTCCAGGGGCCCACCCTGCCGTGGCTCGCCCGTACGCTCCGCCTGGGCGACGGTCAGGAGGCCGCCGACCTCGGCATCGAGTCGGCGCCCCTGGAGCGGCTGCGCGGCCATCTGCTGTCCGTCGCGATTCCGGAGGGCTCGCGGATGCACGGCGTCGAGATCAACGAGCTGCGGCTGCCCACCGGGTCCGCGGTCACCCTGGTCGTCCGCGAAGGAAAATCGTTTGTTCCGCTGCCGACGACGGTCCTGCGGCGCGGTGACGAACTCCTCGTGGTCACCACGGACCCCGTCCGGGAGGCGGCGGAACGACGGCTGCGCGCGGTCGGCCGCGGCGGAAAGCTCGCCAGCTGGCTGGGCACGAACGGCGCGGGCGGCGAGCGGTGAGGGCCGCGCTCCAGGGCTCTTGGTCGCTGTACGATGAAGCGCACCCTGATCGAACCAACTCTGCCTGACGCAGAGCTGGCGCGACCGTATGGCGGCCGGGACGCCCCCGCTGTGGCGCCGGTATCTACCGCAGTCCGCGCAAGAGGACAGCTCTCGGCGTGCCCGCGACCACGGGACCGCGCTACCAGGCGGCAGAAAGGCACGGGCCGTGGGATCCACGGTCACCAGCACCGAACCGGCGACGGCCGCCACGGCATCCTCCCGGCCGGAGCGCCGGGAACAGCGGCACCTTCCGGACAGTCCGGAAGACCGGGAACGGCGGGAACGGCGGGTAGGCCCGGCACAGCCTGCACGCCCCGGATACGGACAGTTGCTGCGCACCCGCGGCGCCTGGACGTTCCTGCTCCCCGGTTTCGCGGCACGCCAGCCGTTCGCCATGCTCACCCTGTCCCTCGTACTGCTCGTGCAGCACACCACCGGCTCCTACGGCGCGGCAGGCGCCACCGCGGCGGTCACCGGTGTCTCCATGGCGTTGTTCGCGCCGTACAGCGGGCGGCTCGCCGACCGCTACGGGCAGCGCGCCGTCCTGGTACCCGGCGTCCTGGTGCATGTCCTCGCGGGGCTCGCGCTCACGGCGCTCGCGCTGGCGCACGCCCCCTTGTGGGCGCTGTTCGCGGCGGCCGTGCCGACCGGCGCCTCGGTGCCGCAGATCGGGCCGATGGTGCGCGCCCGCTGGGGCGTTGCGCTGAAGGACTCGCCGCTGATGGCCACGGCGGCGGCCTTCGAGTCCGTCACCGACGAGCTGACCTTCGTCGTCGGCCCGCTGCTGGCGACCGCCCTGTGCACGGCCGTCGCCCCGGCGGCGGGCCTGGTCACGGAAGCCCTGCTGACCCTGGTCGGCGGCCTGCTGTTCGCGGCGCGGAAGCGCACCCAGCCGCCTGTCTCCGCCGGCGGGCACGCGCGCGTGGAGCACGCCTCCGCCCTGCGCGTGCCCGGGGTGCGCGTGCTGGTGGTGACCTTCCTGGGCATCGGCTCCGTCTTCGGCGGCATGCAGGTCTCCCTCGCCGCGTTCACCCAGTCGATCGGCGAGCCCGGCCTCAACGGCGTCCTGTACGGCACCTTCGCCGCCGGCAACATGCTCTCCGGTGTCGTCTGCGGCGCCGTCGCCTGGAAGGCCGCCCCGCAGCGCCGCCTCGTCCTCGGCCACACCGCCCTCGCACTGGCCGCGTCCGCCCTGTGGACGGCGCACTCGGTGCCGCTGCTGGCCGCGGTCGGCCTCCTGGTCGGCATGTGCATCGCGCCCGCCCTGATCACCGGGTACACGCTGGTCGAGGGTCTGGTCCCGGCCGGCGCCCGCACCGAGGCCTTCACCTGGCTCACGGGGGCGGTCGCGCTGGGCCAGGCCGCCGCCGTCACCGTGGCCGGACAACTGGAGGACCGCCTCTGGAACGGCGCCGGGTTCCTGGTCCCCATGACCGGCACAGTGCTGGCGCTGGCGACCCTGGTGGCCCTGCGGTCGCACCTCGTGGCACGGCCGGGCGGCCGCACGGTCGCACGTGGCGTCGGTCACCGCGCACCGGCCGCAGTGGACTGATCCCGCGGAATGCGTCACTATGGACCGTCGTTAGCACTCATCGAGTGAGAGTGCCAGGAGGAAGACAGTGCCCACCTACCAGTACCAGTGCACCGAGTGCGGCGAGGGCCTCGAGGCGGTGCAGAAGTTCACCGACGAGGCGCTCACCGAGTGCCCCAACTGCGGTGGCCGCCTGAAGAAGGTGTTCTCCGCGGTCGGCATTGTCTTCAAGGGCTCCGGCTTCTACCGCAACGACAGCCGCGGCTCCTCGTCGAGCAGCAGCCCGGCGTCGTCGTCGAAGTCGTCGGACTCCTCGGCGAAGTCGAGCTCCTCGTCCTCGTCGTCCTCGTCCGACTCAGGCTCGTCCAAGAGCTCGGCCGGCAGCTCCGCCGCCTGACGTTTCCCCACGGGACCCTGCCGTCATGGGACGGCGGGGTCCTCGGCGTCCGGCCGGACGGCTACTGTGCTGGTCATGGTGAACGCAGAGATCGGTGTCATCGGCGGTTCCGGGTTCTACTCGTTCCTCGACGACGTGACCGAGGTCCAGGTGAACACGCCGTACGGGGCGCCCAGCGACTCCCTCTTCCTCGGCGAGGTCGCCGGCCGGCGGGTCGCCTTCCTGCCCCGCCACGGTCGTGGCCACCACCTCCCGCCGCACCGCATCAACTACCGGGCCAACCTGTGGGCGCTGCGCTCCGTGGGCGTACGCCAGGTCCTGGGCCCCTGCGCGGTCGGCGGACTGCGCCCCGAGTACGGGCCGGGCACGCTGCTGGTGCCCGACCAGTTCGTCGACCGTACGAAGGCCCGGGCTCAGACCTACTTCGACGGGGTGCCGCTGTCCGACGGCTCGGTGCCGAACGTGGTGCACGTCTCCCTGGCCGACCCCTACTGCCCCGCCGGCCGGGCGGCCGCGCTGAAGGCGGCACACGGCAAGGACTGGGACGCTGTCGACGGCGGCACGCTGGTCGTGGTCGAGGGGCCGCGCTTCTCGACCCGTGCGGAATCGTTGTGGCACCAGGCGCAGGGCTGGTCGGTGGTGGGCATGACCGGTCATCCCGAGGCTGCGCTCGCCCGGGAGCTGGAGCTCTGCTACACCTCGCTGACCCTGGTCACCGACCTCGACGCGGGCGCCGAGAGCGGTGAGGGCGTCTCGCACGAGGAGGTGCTGCGCGTGTTCGCGGCCAACGTGGAGCGGCTGCGGGGCGTGCTGTTCGACGCGGTGGCCGCGCTGCCCGCGACGGAGGAGCGGGACTGTCTGTGCGCGAGCGCCCTGGGCGGGATGGATCCGGGGTTCGCGCTGCCGTAGCGAGCCGGGTCGGGGGGCGGAACTCCCCGTTCGAGTGAGGGAGTTGTCCACAACCCGCGAGTAGCACACGGGCTCCGGCGGGCGGCGGCGCGAGGCGTCATCGTGGCATCGCAAGCCGATGTACGCCGATCGCATGCCGGTCGCCATGCCCAGGTGGTGATTCCCGTGTCCCTGCCCTCTTCCAGTCCGCTCTCTTCCGGTCCGCTCTCTTCCGGTCCGCTCTCTTCCGGTCCGCTCTCTTCCGGCCCGTTCTCTTCCAGTCCGCTCTCTTCCGGCCCGTTCTCTTCCGGCCCGTTCTCTTCCGGCCCGTTCTCTTCCGGCCCGTTCTCTTCCAGTCCGCTCTCTTCGGGTCCGGTTCCTCCGCATCCCCAGTCCACGCCCGCCACGCCGTCCGCGCCGTCCATGCACAGCACGGACGCACCGGCGACGTGCGAGGTGCCGCACTTCGCGCCGGTGCGGGTGCGCGGCGGGCGGTATCAGCTGCGCCGGCTCGTACGGCACCGCAGGCGGGCGCTGGCGGCCGGACTCGCGGTCACCGCGGCCGCGCTCGTGGCGGCCGGCCCCCGTCAGGCGCCGGATCCCCCTCGCGGCGGTCCGGCCCGGGGGCATCCGGTGACGGCGGCGGACGGGGCGCGGGAGCGCCGTGCGGCAGGCAGGGACACGGTGATCGCGCCGGTGCGGATCGCCGACGCGGCCACGGTCCGGCTGCTGCGGCCCGGTGACCGGGTCGACGTGATCGCCGCCGAGGATCCGGCGGCGGGCGGGGCGGTCCGGGTGGTGGCGCGCGGCGCGCGGGTGGCGAAGGTCCCGGAGCCTGTGGACGGTCCGGCGGGGTACGCGGCCGGGGGTGGGGCGCTGGTCGCGCTCACGGTGCCGCGCTCGACGGCCGCGCGTCTGGCCGGGGCGAGTGCGACGGCCAGGCTGGCGGTGACCCTGTGGTGAGCCGTAGGTTGCGGAGCTGTTCATTCCACACCCTGCCCGTCCAAGGAGGAGCTCCAGGTGAGCATGAAGAAGGACCCGAGCGTCTGGGAAGGCTTCAAGTCCTTCCTGATGCGAGGGAACGTCGTCGATCTGGCAGTCGCGGTGGTCGTCGGCGCCGCCTTCACCAACATCGTCAACTCGGTGGTGAAAGGCCTGATCAATCCCGTCGTCGGAGCGATCGGCACGAAGAACCTCGACCACTACAGCTCCTGCCTGAGCGCGACGTGCAAGGGCGGCCAGGGCATCCAGATACTGTGGGGCTCCGTCCTCGGGGCCGCCCTGCAGTTCCTGATCACCGCCGCGGTGGTCTACTTCCTGATGGTCCTGCCCATGGCGAAGTTCCTGGCCCGGCAGGAAGCCCGGAAGAAGGCGAAGGAGGGCGCGCACGAGGTCGTCGACGTGACCGAGCTGGAGGTGCTCAAGGAGATCCGCGACGAGCTGGTCGCGCGGCGCGGCTCGCGGTACGGCGAGCGGTAGCGGCCGCGGCCGGGCGGGTGCGCCGGGCTCAGATGTGGTGGGGCGGCTTCTCGTCGAGGAAGCGCTTCAGGTCCGCGGCGCTGTCGCCGTCCGTCCGCTCGCCCCACCCGCGGTCGGTGTCGTCCGTGGACTGCTGGCTCAGCGGGTCGTCGAAGATCAGCGCGCTCTTCGGGTTCTGCGGCTCGGGGGCGGTGCTCATGCCTCCAGGGTACGGTCCCCGGCCGTCTTGGCCGTCCCGGGAAATCCCGGCCGGTTTCTGCTGTGCTGGGAGCCATGACGTCGAGTTCCGACCCGAGACCCGGCCCGGCCGGCCCTTCACGGGCCCGCCGGTCCCTGCGCCCGCTGGCGGCCCGCGGACGCGACGAGGCGCACCGGGTCGCCTCACCGCTCGAGCTCTTCTTCGACCTGTGCTTCGTCGTGGCCGTCGCGCAGGCAGGTGCGGAGCTGGTGCGCGCCGTGGCCGAGGGCCGGGCGGGTCACGGCATCCCGGACTACGCGATGGCGTTCTTCGCCATCTGGTGGGCGTGGATGAACTTCACGTGGTTCGCCTCGGCGTACGACAACGACGACGTGCTCTACCGGCTGGTCACCCTGGTCCAGATCACCGGTGTCCTGGTGCTGGCCGCGGGGATCTCGCGGGCGTTCGAGGAGCACGACTTCCTGGTGGTGTGGCTCGGCTATCTGATCATGCGGCTGGCCATGGCCTCGCAGTGGCTGCGCGCCGCGCGGTCGGCCGAGGGCGAGGAGAGACGCGCGGCGCTGCGGTACGCGGGCGGTGTGCTGCTGTGCCAGGTCGGCTGGCTGGGGCTGGTGCTGCTGCCGGAACCGGCACGGCCGTGGGTGTTCCTGGTGATGGCGATCGTGGAGTTGTGCGTGCCGCTGTACGCGGAGAAGGACTACGAGACCTCCTGGCACCCGCACCACATCGCCGAGCGGTATGGACTGTTCACCATCATCGTGCTGGGCGAGACGATCGCTTCGGCCACGATCGCCGTGAAGTCCGGTGTGGACGAGCACGACGCGCTGCGCGAGTTGCTGCCGACCGCGGCGGGCGGGCTGCTGATCGTCTTCTCCGCCTGGTGGATCTACTTCGCGGTGCCGATCCACGGACATCTGCGCTCCAACGGGCAGTCGTTCCTGTGGGGGTACGGGCACTACCTGATCTTCGCCTCGGCGGCGGCGATCGGCGCGGGCCTGGAGGTGGAAGTGGAGCAGGCCGTGGGCAGGACGCATCTGTCGGCACTGGCGGCCTCGGCTGCCGTGACCCTGCCGACGGCGCTGTATCTGGTCACCGTGTGGGCGTTGCACTCACGGCACTTCAAGGTGGGCATCGCCCAGCAACTGGTGCTGCCCACCACCGCGCTGCTGGTGATCTGCTGCACGTTCCTGGGTGGATGGGCGGTCCTGGCGGGCGGTCTCGTCTCGGCGTTCGCGGTCGCGGCGGGCGTCATGCTGAAAGCGCGGCCGGCCTCCCGGACGGGCGGGGAACGTCCGGCGCAGCAGGCGGCGTGACGGCCGTCGCGGGTGTGCCGGGCCGGGGAGACTGGCTTCCATGGCTTCCATGACAGTTGACGCGTTGACCGACGTGGCCGGTGTGCGGGTGGGGCATGCGACACGCAGGGGCGGCGGGT encodes:
- the galU gene encoding UTP--glucose-1-phosphate uridylyltransferase GalU, which codes for MTQSHPRISKAVIPAAGLGTRFLPATKATPKEMLPVVDKPAIQYVVEEAVAAGLDDVLMVTGRNKRPVEDHFDRNYELESALEQRGDAKRLAKVQESSDLATMHYVRQGDPRGLGHAVLCAAPHVGQEPFAVLLGDDLIDPRDPLLRRMIEVQEIYGGSVVALMEVEPEQIHLYGCAAVETTEDSDVVQVTGLVEKPDPAEAPSNYAIIGRYVLDPHIFDVLRKTEPGRGNEIQLTDALQQLAQTHSSAAAATGSVGGPVHGVVFKGRRYDTGDRGDYLRAIVRLACEREDLGPDFRAWLQRYVAEEMQRR
- a CDS encoding 5-formyltetrahydrofolate cyclo-ligase gives rise to the protein MGRTSESDKRALRRELLAVRNTLTVDDVRVAADALARRALELPELARARTVAAYVSVGTEPGTLALLDALRARNVRVLLPALLPDNDLDWGAYTGEGSLTRVQHGGKMALFEPAGERLGPDAVTAADVVLLPGLAVDARGMRLGRGGGSYDRVLARLERAGARPALVVLLYDPEVVERVPHETHDQPVQAVVTPSGVRRFSGTDTFS
- a CDS encoding penicillin acylase family protein, with protein sequence MPPKTTASTGDKPGKSGRKKGRKARLIVLVLVLAIIGGMAYGAYWSISTVRASFPQTTGTITLQGLSGPVDVKRDGYGIPQIYASSPQDLFMAQGYVQAQDRFYEMDVRRHMTSGRLSEMFGKGQVKNDEFLRTLGWDRVAQQEYDTKLSASTKKYLQAYSAGVNAYLKGKDAKDISLEYAALGFTNDYTPAAWTPVDSVAWLKAMAWDLRGNMQDEIDRALMTSRLGPKQIADLYPQYPYSRNRAIVTEGQYDELTKTFEGGGAGGTGSSTGTTGSAGSTGTTGSTSGTTGTTGATGTTGTSGSAGGTPAGSDGSGGSSVQSQLMGLSDVMENLPTAVGVNGSGIGSNSWVVSGKYTITGEPLLANDPHLSASLPSVWYQMGLHCRSVSSACPYDVTGYTFAGMPGVVIGHNQDIAWGMTNSGVDVTDLYLEKLSGDGYLRDNKTVPFKTREETIKVAGGASKTIVVRQTNNGPLLSDRDDELVQVGKKAQVNTAAPDRGDGYAVALKWTALEPGTTMDAVFAMDRAKDWSDFRSAAALFDVPSQNLVYADTKDDIGYTLPGRIPVRAKNDDGSIPAPGWDSKYDWKGYIPQDRLPYEYNPKRGYIVTANQAVIDPGKYPYTLTTDWDYGTRSQRITDLIQSKIDGGGKISTDDMRQMQMDNSSEIAKLLVPMLLKIDIGDKDVRQAQKLLEGWDYTQDADSAAAAYFNAVWRNILKLAFGNKLPKELRVKGQCLWVQPADNTGPVDETTTKVRECGERDADQAQPDGSDRWFEVVRNLVNQPNSDWWKTPQSGTRPKADNRDELFKRAMIDARWELTAKLGKDIDTWSWGRLHRLFLKNQTLGTDGPGFLQYILNRGPWKLSGGEAAVDASGWNAAGGYGVVWVPSMRMVVNLADLDKSKWINLTGASGHAFSAHYTDQTGKWANGELLPWSFSAGAVGKSTSDTLVLKP
- a CDS encoding potassium/proton antiporter, producing the protein MTVHHLNQLLLACSLVLLVAVAAVRISSRSGLPSLLVYLGIGIVMGQDGIGGVHFNNAELTQLIGYAALVVILAEGGLGTRWKEIKPALPAASALALAGVAVSVGVTAAGAHYLSGLGWRQALIIGAVVSSTDAAAVFSVLRKIPLPSRVTGTLEAESGFNDAPVVILVVALSTPGRVEHWYVLVGEIALELAIGAAIGLAVGWLGAWGLRHVALPASGLYPIAVMAIAVTAYALGALAHGSGFLAVYLASMTLGNARLPHWPATRGFAEGVGWIAQIGMFVMLGLLVTPHELGDDIVPALVIGMVLTMIARPVSVVLSLSPFRVPWQEQTLMSWAGLRGAVPIILATIPMVNGMDTSHRIFNIVFVVVVVYTLVQGPTLPWLARTLRLGDGQEAADLGIESAPLERLRGHLLSVAIPEGSRMHGVEINELRLPTGSAVTLVVREGKSFVPLPTTVLRRGDELLVVTTDPVREAAERRLRAVGRGGKLASWLGTNGAGGER
- a CDS encoding MFS transporter — encoded protein: MGSTVTSTEPATAATASSRPERREQRHLPDSPEDRERRERRVGPAQPARPGYGQLLRTRGAWTFLLPGFAARQPFAMLTLSLVLLVQHTTGSYGAAGATAAVTGVSMALFAPYSGRLADRYGQRAVLVPGVLVHVLAGLALTALALAHAPLWALFAAAVPTGASVPQIGPMVRARWGVALKDSPLMATAAAFESVTDELTFVVGPLLATALCTAVAPAAGLVTEALLTLVGGLLFAARKRTQPPVSAGGHARVEHASALRVPGVRVLVVTFLGIGSVFGGMQVSLAAFTQSIGEPGLNGVLYGTFAAGNMLSGVVCGAVAWKAAPQRRLVLGHTALALAASALWTAHSVPLLAAVGLLVGMCIAPALITGYTLVEGLVPAGARTEAFTWLTGAVALGQAAAVTVAGQLEDRLWNGAGFLVPMTGTVLALATLVALRSHLVARPGGRTVARGVGHRAPAAVD
- a CDS encoding FmdB family zinc ribbon protein; the encoded protein is MPTYQYQCTECGEGLEAVQKFTDEALTECPNCGGRLKKVFSAVGIVFKGSGFYRNDSRGSSSSSSPASSSKSSDSSAKSSSSSSSSSSDSGSSKSSAGSSAA
- a CDS encoding S-methyl-5'-thioadenosine phosphorylase gives rise to the protein MVNAEIGVIGGSGFYSFLDDVTEVQVNTPYGAPSDSLFLGEVAGRRVAFLPRHGRGHHLPPHRINYRANLWALRSVGVRQVLGPCAVGGLRPEYGPGTLLVPDQFVDRTKARAQTYFDGVPLSDGSVPNVVHVSLADPYCPAGRAAALKAAHGKDWDAVDGGTLVVVEGPRFSTRAESLWHQAQGWSVVGMTGHPEAALARELELCYTSLTLVTDLDAGAESGEGVSHEEVLRVFAANVERLRGVLFDAVAALPATEERDCLCASALGGMDPGFALP
- the mscL gene encoding large conductance mechanosensitive channel protein MscL is translated as MSMKKDPSVWEGFKSFLMRGNVVDLAVAVVVGAAFTNIVNSVVKGLINPVVGAIGTKNLDHYSSCLSATCKGGQGIQILWGSVLGAALQFLITAAVVYFLMVLPMAKFLARQEARKKAKEGAHEVVDVTELEVLKEIRDELVARRGSRYGER
- a CDS encoding low temperature requirement protein A — protein: MTSSSDPRPGPAGPSRARRSLRPLAARGRDEAHRVASPLELFFDLCFVVAVAQAGAELVRAVAEGRAGHGIPDYAMAFFAIWWAWMNFTWFASAYDNDDVLYRLVTLVQITGVLVLAAGISRAFEEHDFLVVWLGYLIMRLAMASQWLRAARSAEGEERRAALRYAGGVLLCQVGWLGLVLLPEPARPWVFLVMAIVELCVPLYAEKDYETSWHPHHIAERYGLFTIIVLGETIASATIAVKSGVDEHDALRELLPTAAGGLLIVFSAWWIYFAVPIHGHLRSNGQSFLWGYGHYLIFASAAAIGAGLEVEVEQAVGRTHLSALAASAAVTLPTALYLVTVWALHSRHFKVGIAQQLVLPTTALLVICCTFLGGWAVLAGGLVSAFAVAAGVMLKARPASRTGGERPAQQAA